In Ciona intestinalis unplaced genomic scaffold, KH HT000588.1, whole genome shotgun sequence, the genomic stretch TCAAATATTTGAACCCCAACCTGGTTGCCATGGTAGCGGGCAGTTTGGATGACACGGTTGACCGAGCGAACCTTCTTCTTATCGTGTTCGATGGCGTGACCGGGAAGGTGGGGGTGTGGGGTCTCACACGTGGCAACCACCATGTTTAAACGTATTGTTCTCAGGTTGTTTACACAAACACCCACAAGAAAGCATCTGGTCCTGTACATATTGTGCATTCAGAAAACTGGATTATTTATTCTTACTGGAACACCAAAGCTAGAAGAACCGAGTTAACTGTAAGTTATTAActgcctgtcaatcaaacacaacctgtcaatcaaactttgTTACAGTCAATTGAGTTATATGAAGGCAAGAGTcaacacaacaaaacaactttttcatCGTTTCATCTACAAGCAAACCCCATGGTGATGCAGCAATCGTATATATTTCCTACAGGTAGTTGATGTAACTCATGTTATCGTATCACCGTCCCACTTTGCCCCAGGTATATCATGCATGGGGGTCTCACACACCGACAAAGCAATCACTGCTCGACAAATATTGTTTGGTTTGAAACGAGGAGCATTGTTCGGGTTGCCACGACGATTCTTCGATCCTCGTCGCCCACTAGTGCTGGAGGAAAGTCACAGGTAAGTTtggcagcgagcatgaggaTAGGAACCCCCTAACCCTCGAATGTATtgtaaccactgttgtttgctgctaattccattctatttaatgttttaataaattagatTTTTGAAACTGTAttcaaagatatttttttaattatattttttatgggtGAAGTCTTTGTCAGGGACGTGGGATTGAACCCCAACACTTAGAAAGTCCATTTTAGTCCTTTGTTCGACCCGCAACACCGCATTACAGGCGTGTATTATTGCCACCATTGTTATTATATGGGActtataatttagacaacccattagtgaccgctgggttggaacaatgtccgttaagtatcttgcccgcacacatacgccgatcagttTTAGTACCGCAATACTTGTTAATACACAGAGAGGAAGGGCTTATACAGTACATGCCGGAGATCCCGATTCCCCCGGAGTTATTCGTGTCGTACAATCTTAGTGTTGAGAAGATCAACGGGATCTATAGTTCCCCTGCTGCTCTTGAATCAACAAGTCTCGTGTTTGTTACAGGAATCGACATTTTCTTCACGGTGAGTTGTTGTTATATCGCTTCCCATTCTTGTGCTCGCATAAGTTACCAccgggttagagcaattgctaagtctcttgcccaaggacacatacgcccacaatggtagcagcgacgagccttgaaccctaaACCTCATAAAGGCAACCCTCACTATGCTGCCAACCACGTTTAACCCCCATATTAACCCCTCACCCACAGAGGATACAACCTTCCAAGATGTTTGACGTACTGAAGGAAGATTTCGATCACATGTTTATTTCCATCGTTTTAATCGGGATGTTTGTCGCCGCCCTAGTGGCTCGGagaatgtcgcaaatcaaacaattaaagaaaTCATGGAGATGATAATTTATTGGTTGTGTAGCAATGTTTTCAATGTTATTGTCGC encodes the following:
- the LOC100177708 gene encoding ER membrane protein complex subunit 1, which encodes MVAGSLDDTVDRANLLLIVFDGVTGKVVYTNTHKKASGPVHIVHSENWIIYSYWNTKARRTELTSIELYEGKSQHNKTTFSSFHLQANPMVMQQSYIFPTGISCMGVSHTDKAITARQILFGLKRGALFGLPRRFFDPRRPLVLEESHREEGLIQYMPEIPIPPELFVSYNLSVEKINGIYSSPAALESTSLVFVTGIDIFFTRIQPSKMFDVLKEDFDHMFISIVLIGMFVAALVARRMSQIKQLKKSWR